Proteins from a single region of Styela clava chromosome 1, kaStyClav1.hap1.2, whole genome shotgun sequence:
- the LOC120348279 gene encoding transmembrane protein 39A-like has product MPGGMNVGGKRSIRQQQMNCRTRFVRNRSYTSSSHSPVDTATPPQNIGKEVCSSNTTVPAICHPSVPDLHCLGNIGFEALFVLYLLTALFCQYIYLYKTVWWYPVTLPPSTTSLNFHLIDHNLTLFLAVFLSRRFVWSLLWDFLRPNPDNAPRIIAWLLICFFTGILWLFFLMMPLAYLFYSTSLLNMVVLCYPILLWVPLTGLSGDSCLNLIITWLSMTDVSGKIGTDSVGSGSSLASHSTQNKRCDLDVTSQLLNQPESSGSQIDFAALGNSSNPHAIRNEVKLLCQDFNSRISEIVFCSMVCAYYVGLVPMFFMKSHQYYDMTWSLQHTILVLLNSFALLSSHLLNPRYLHVLHKCALLLGDYKLENDSAKAGNSNIGVESETDGKENALTSLERKSGIKEWSADSVFQCYTKVKHNGKIYQSTGIHNVAEPEDVTHYRFYFMFNDPLRIMNWLLLAHVIVVLFQIYLLISSLKWDHLISIALMQFFSYYVLFRSLRDRIVLGKAHSFHHEVYKSNST; this is encoded by the exons ATGCCTGGTGGTATGAATGTCGGTGGTAAACGCTCCATTCGTCAACAGCAGATGAACTGCAGAACCAG ATTTGTACGAAACCGAAGTTACACTAGCTCAAGTCATTCCCCAGTGGATACAGCAACACCACCACAGAACATAGGAAAAGAAGTTTGTTCATCAAATACAACAGTTCCTGCAATATGTCACCCTTCTGTTCCGGATTTACACTGTCTCGGAAATATTGGCTTTGAAGCTCTTTTCGTTCTTTATCTTCTCACAGCATTGTTTTGtcagtatatttatttatataag ACTGTCTGGTGGTATCCTGTGACTCTGCCACCAAGTACGACATCGCTGAATTTTCATCTGATTGATCACAATTTAACTTTGTTCCTAGCTGTTTTTTTATCAAGGCGATTTGTTTGGTCACTGCTTTGGGAC TTCTTGCGCCCGAACCCAGACAATGCTCCAAGAATAATAGCGTGGTTgttgatttgtttttttactggaATCTTATGGTTATTTTTCTTGATGATGCCTTTGGCATATTTGTTCTACTCAACTTCACTTTTGAACATGGTCGTTTTGTGCTATCC GATATTGCTTTGGGTACCACTTACTGGTCTCTCTGGTGATTCTTGTCTCAATTTGATCATTACATGGCTGAGCATGACTGATGTTTCTGGAAAAATTGGTACAGATTCTGTTGGAAGCGGAAGTTCATTGGCTAGTCATTCCACACAAAACAAGAGATGTGATTTAGATGTGACAAGTCAACTTTTGAATCAACCAGAATCAAGTGGTTCTCAGATTGATTTTGCAGCTCTAGGAAACTCATCAAATCCACATGCA ataAGAAATGAGGTCAAATTACTCTGTCAAGATTTTAACTCACGAATATCAGAAATTGTTTTTTGTTCCATGGTTTGTGCATACTATGTTGGACTTGTTCCTATGTTTTTTATGAAG TCTCATCAATATTATGACATGACATGGTCGTTGCAACATACAATATTAGTTCTGTTGAACTCATTTGCACTACTTTCATCTCATCTGTTAAATCCAAGATATCTACATGTTCTTCATAAATGTGCCCTTTTGCTTGGTGACTACAAATTAGAGAACGACTCA GCTAAAGCTGGAAATTCTAACATCGGTGTTGAATCGGAAACTGATGGTAAAGAGAATGCTCTTACATCATTAGAACGAAAAAGCGGTATTAAAGA GTGGTCTGCCGATTCAGTTTTTCAATGCTATACAAAAGTGAAGCATAATGGCAAGATATATCAAAGCACTGGAATTCATAATGTTGCTGAGCCAGAAGATGTAACACATTATAGATTTTAC TTCATGTTCAACGATCCTTTACGAATAATGAATTGGTTGTTACTCGCCCATGTTATcgttgttttatttcaaatatatcttCTCATATCGTCGTTGAAATGGGATCACTTAATCTCAATTGCTCTAATGCAGTTTTTCAG TTACTATGTGCTGTTTAGGTCATTACGTGATCGAATAGTTCTGGGAAAGGCACACAGTTTTCATCATGAAGTTTATAAATCCAACAGTACATGA